CCGGCCGCGGCCGCGGCCGCGAACGCCGCCGGGGTGTTCTCCGGAGCCTCGCCCGGTGCGCCGCGATGTCCCATGACGACCGGGCGCGGCAGGTCTCCGAACGGCTGCATCGGCGGACTGTACCGGGCCTGCGGGTGCCGAACCCTCGCTATCCGGACATACCTGAATTTCTGTCAATTCCACCAGAGGCCTTTACTCGGCCAGGAAGGCCCTATAGGGTGAATCTCTGATCGGTGCGCACCACCTTGTGAGAATCTTCACAAGGTCCCGGCGAACCCCCTCCGTCACCCCGCACCATGCGGTCCCTGCCACCTCGCCCGCACCTGGGTACCTGGCAGCGTCGCTGGTGCACGGCAGCCGAGCATGTGCCGAGACCACTGTGAACCGCTTGCGACACGAGGAGAAAACGAATGGACTGGCGTCAGCAGGCGGAATGCCTGGACAAGGACCCGGAGCTCTTCTTTCCCGTCGGCTCGACCGGCCTTGCGCTGGAGCAGACCGACGAGGCCAAGGAGGTCTGCCGCAGCTGCGCCGTCATCGAGGAGTGCCTGGAATGGGCCCTCACGTCCAACCAGGACGCCGGGGTGTGGGGCGGCATGAGTGAGGACGAGCGCCGGACGCTGCGGCGCAGCCGTCAGCGCCGCCGTCGGATCGCCAGCTAGCACGGCTTACGGCAGGGGCAGCACCAGCTCGACCGTCAGCCCTTCACCTTCACCCGTTCCCGGGGGGGACGTGAACGTGCCGCCCAGCTCGGTCTCGACCAGGGTCCGAGCGATCTGCAGCCCCAGGTTGGCGCGGTCGTCCAGGGACTCGCCCTCGGGCAGGCCCACACCGTCGTCCTCCAGCAGCACCCGCAAGGTCACCGGGCCCCGCTCGAAGGTGATGGTCACGGTGCCCCCGGTCACCGGGTAGCCGTGCTCGACCGAGTTCTGCAGCAGCTCGGTGAGCACGAGCGCAAGGGGCGTCGCCACCTCGGCCGGCAGGTCCCCCGGCGCACCGTGCGTCTCGAACGAGACCGGCACCTCGGGGTTGACCAGACCGTCGGCCAGCATGTCGATGATGCGCTGGGCGATCTTGTCGAAGCTGACCCGTTGGCGGGACTCCTGGCTCAGGGTCTCGTGCACCAGCGCGATCGAGGAGATGCGACGCACGCTCTCCGTCAGCGCTTCCCGCGCCTCCTCGGAGTGCAGGCGCCTGGCCTGCAGCCGGAGCAGCGACGCCACCGTCTGCAGGTTGTTCTTCACCCGATGGTGGATCTCGCGGATGGTGGCGTCCTTCACCCGCAACGCGCGCTCGTGCCGACGCAGCTCGGTCACCTCGAGGACGAGCAGGAGACCGCCCACCACCTGGCCCCCGTCGATCAGGGGCAGGAGACGACGCTTGATGATCGCCCCCTGCGCCTCGACCTCGGTCTCCACGGGCTCACCGTCCGCGAGACCATCGGTGAGCTCCTCGTGGCCGGGGTCGAAGTCCGCGATCGCGTACCCCATCACGTTCGGGAGGCTGCCCAGGCGGCGGTATGCGGAGATGGCGTTCGGGGAGGCGTACGTGACCACGCCTGCGCCGTTGACACGCATGATCCCGTCGCCCACCCGCGGTGACAGGTCGCGCTCCTCGGGGGCGTCGCTGCGGTACGGGTAGGTGCCGTCGGCGAGCATCTGGGCAAGCGCACCCGCCGACTGCAGGTAGGTGAGCTCCAGCTGCGACGGCGACCGCGCGGTCGAGACGTTGGCCTCCCGGGTGACCACCGCGACGACCTCGTCGTCGAAGCGCACGGGGATGGCCTCCTCGCGCACCGGGACCCCCGTGGACCAGTCGGGGTCCGCGTCGCGGATCACCCGAGCCTCCTGGAAGGCCCGGCCGACCATCGGCCGGTCGCTTGCGGGGAACGACTCGCCGACCAGATCCTCGTGGTAGATCGTCTGCGCCGTGTAGGGACGCATCTGCCCGGCGCACAGGTAGCGCGCGCCGGGCGGGCCGCTCTCGGGGACGAACAGCAACAGGTCGGCGAACGACAGGTCGGCCAG
The genomic region above belongs to Egibacteraceae bacterium and contains:
- a CDS encoding WhiB family transcriptional regulator, with protein sequence MDWRQQAECLDKDPELFFPVGSTGLALEQTDEAKEVCRSCAVIEECLEWALTSNQDAGVWGGMSEDERRTLRRSRQRRRRIAS
- a CDS encoding sensor histidine kinase, producing MSLPEELLAERSGLDPQAVDHLLLLLADWQILADLSFADLLLFVPESGPPGARYLCAGQMRPYTAQTIYHEDLVGESFPASDRPMVGRAFQEARVIRDADPDWSTGVPVREEAIPVRFDDEVVAVVTREANVSTARSPSQLELTYLQSAGALAQMLADGTYPYRSDAPEERDLSPRVGDGIMRVNGAGVVTYASPNAISAYRRLGSLPNVMGYAIADFDPGHEELTDGLADGEPVETEVEAQGAIIKRRLLPLIDGGQVVGGLLLVLEVTELRRHERALRVKDATIREIHHRVKNNLQTVASLLRLQARRLHSEEAREALTESVRRISSIALVHETLSQESRQRVSFDKIAQRIIDMLADGLVNPEVPVSFETHGAPGDLPAEVATPLALVLTELLQNSVEHGYPVTGGTVTITFERGPVTLRVLLEDDGVGLPEGESLDDRANLGLQIARTLVETELGGTFTSPPGTGEGEGLTVELVLPLP